The Kitasatospora albolonga nucleotide sequence TCGCCCACCTCGCCCTCGCGCCGGATCTTCCGGCACCCCGTGCGGGCGGGGACGCCAACAGCGCGCGCTGGGCGCCCGTCGACGACCTGCTGCGCCCCGGCACCGGGCGGGAGGACGAGCAGGCGACGCCGCTCGCCTTCGACCATGCGCGGATTCTCGCCGACGGAGTGGAGCGCGCCCGCTCGAAGATCGAGTACTCCTCGCTGGCCACGGCGTTCTGCCCGCCCGAGTTCACGGTCGGGGAGCTGCGCCGGGTGTACGAGGCGGTGTGGGGCGTGGTCCTGGACCCCCGCAACTTCCACCGCAAGGTCACCGGCACGCCCGGATTCCTGGTGCCGTCCGGCGGGACGACCACACGGCAGGGCGGCCGCCCCGCGCAACTGTTCCGGGCCGGGGCCGCCACCGTGCTCAATCCGCCGATGCTGCGGCCCGAGGTCTGAGCCTTCGTACCCCGGGCGACCCGCTGGGAGGGACCGGCGGAACGCCCGTCGGCCCACTGCTGCACCAAAAGTCGGAAATGTCGCGTTATGTTGCTGCGGTACCCCTCTGCCGCCGAGCGGTCTCACCTTCCGCGAGAGACGCGAGACAAGCGATGCTCCAGGCCATCGGACTCACCAGCACCCCCCGTCGGGACGCCCCGCCCGCCGTGAACGACCTGACCTTCGAGGCCCCGGCCGGCCGGGTCACGGCCCTGCTGGGCGCCCCCGGTTCGGGCAAGACCGCAGCCCTGCGTCTGATGCTCGAACTCGACTCCGGCCGGGGCGTCGCCTACTTCCGGGGCAGACCCCTGCACCGCATCCCCCATCCGGCGCGCGAGGTGGGCGTGCTGCTCGGCGACGTACCCGGGCACCCCTCCCGTACGGCCCGTGGCCAGCTCCGTATGCTCTGCGCCGCCGCCGGAACGCCTGCCGCCCGGGCCGACGAGATGCTCGAAGTCGTGGGCCTCGCCGGGCTCGGGGACCAGCGCCTCGGCACCCTGTCGGTGGGGATGGACCGCCGGCTCGGCCTCGCCTCCGCGCTGCTCGGGGACCCGCACACCCTCGTCCTGGACGAACCCGCCGAGGGCCTCTCACCGCGTGAGAACAGCTGGTTGTACGGGCTGCTGCGCGCCCACGCGGCGCAGGGCGGAACGGTCCTGTACGCCACCGCCGACCCCAAGGAGGCCGCCCGCACCGCCGATCGCGTCGTCACCGTCGACGGCGGACGCCTCGTCGCCGACCAGGACGTCGCCGACTTCGCCCGTACCCGGCTCCGCCCCCGGGTCGCCGTCCGCACCCCGCACGCCGCCCGGCTCGCAGCCGTGGTCAGCGGCGAGGCGCGGGCCGCGCGGCGGTCCGTCGAGGTGGTCCCCGAAGCGGGCGGCCTGCTGACGGTGTACGGCAGCACCTGCGCCGAGGTCGGCGACACCGCGTTCCGGCACGGGGTCCCGGTGCATCAACTCGCCGACGAGATCGGCGACACCGGGCCCGCCGCCCCGCCGGAGGGCGGCAGAGGGGCGCGGCAGCCCTCCGCCGTCGCCCTCTCCGAACTGCCCCCGCCGATCCGGGCCCGCCCCGCACGCGGACCGCTGCGCCCGCTCCGCTACGAGCTGCGGCGCTCCCTCGGCGTCCGGACCACGACCATGATCATGGCCGCCGTGCTGCTGGTCTCCGCCACGCTCTCC carries:
- a CDS encoding ABC transporter ATP-binding protein, whose product is MLQAIGLTSTPRRDAPPAVNDLTFEAPAGRVTALLGAPGSGKTAALRLMLELDSGRGVAYFRGRPLHRIPHPAREVGVLLGDVPGHPSRTARGQLRMLCAAAGTPAARADEMLEVVGLAGLGDQRLGTLSVGMDRRLGLASALLGDPHTLVLDEPAEGLSPRENSWLYGLLRAHAAQGGTVLYATADPKEAARTADRVVTVDGGRLVADQDVADFARTRLRPRVAVRTPHAARLAAVVSGEARAARRSVEVVPEAGGLLTVYGSTCAEVGDTAFRHGVPVHQLADEIGDTGPAAPPEGGRGARQPSAVALSELPPPIRARPARGPLRPLRYELRRSLGVRTTTMIMAAVLLVSATLSVLLARTGGTPLPRTLAAWPELLPLPPAALGAGILGALSFGDEFRYPALAAGRGTVPRRIGLLAAKLTVTAGFALLLALLAVVGGAQGLRLFYGPELITVPANAVALGVSWAALTVGCAWAGLLAAGVFRVTGAGIAAVLAVPVVVVPLVQKVFAAPSARSVTGLPGRLRELAWWQLPQEADRWVLAVARVVAQPVGAALTLSLSALICAYLFTSLRGRVRW
- a CDS encoding DNA hydrolase, translated to MPPYDPSNFPPFAVTVDLVVLTVRRHALCALVVRRGETPFQGRWALPGGFVRADEDLGSAAARELVEETGLCAHDPARPAANGAHLEQLATYGDPARDPRMRVVSVAHLALAPDLPAPRAGGDANSARWAPVDDLLRPGTGREDEQATPLAFDHARILADGVERARSKIEYSSLATAFCPPEFTVGELRRVYEAVWGVVLDPRNFHRKVTGTPGFLVPSGGTTTRQGGRPAQLFRAGAATVLNPPMLRPEV